From a region of the Entelurus aequoreus isolate RoL-2023_Sb linkage group LG27, RoL_Eaeq_v1.1, whole genome shotgun sequence genome:
- the LOC133644458 gene encoding protein mono-ADP-ribosyltransferase TIPARP-like isoform X4, translating to MDERGCLHKVHIVPAVNVQEPRSIHLTQKTSSFTQQPPISMTSPKVVKHGSTHKTCTLLNISDNVLQPAPPGQAPPDGQTSPSPAAQITSESPAQPPLFHTKSLNDVEICDSFLLGKCPEGTSCPKHHTALPFHWQLWCLKTLTWVDVQSSAQVLLERKYCKVDQDTAYLHDGKRLHKVHFDTMKISCSSTYSSVRRLSNSESHPYFPAKWRIYWRDISYWKEYTQGQSDFLLRKISQKEPHCSLIIDAQKYKVDFTNMTQINVKTGYQRDVRCVAVYRSPESMHPYLKTEPAQPFLQPNFSVDPLEDFTSWYPPVWSLDSKQDMNLVNVPACSRAFKTVQKVFNEGLHERMVDIVSIYMVQNALHWDKYQRKKVSMQKKHGSYQEPLERLLFHGTKQKAVNDICQNNFDPCKAIDGDGTYFAASAETSHLYTTSGEPDGVRHMFLAKVLVGKKISDPYSWQSRYDACINMTEWPDVFIVSDSCQIYPYFLISFTDFINI from the exons atggatgaacgAGGATGCCTTCATAAAG TCCACATTGTCCCTGCAGTCAACGTTCAGGAGCCGAGAAG CATCCACTTGACCCAGAAGACCAGCAGCTTCACCCAGCAGCCCCCCATCAGCATGACCTCGCCCAAGGTTGTGAAACATGGCTCGACCCACAAGACCTGCACGTTACTCAACATCTCGGATAACGTGCTTCAGCCTGCCCCTCCTGGTCAGGCGCCCCCAGATGGCCAAACGTCTCCATCGCCAGCCGCCCAGATAACCTCCGAGTCCCCCGCACAGCCGCCTTTGTTCCACACAAAGAGCTTGAACGACGTGGAGATCTGCGACAGTTTCCTGCTGGGGAAGTGCCCCGAGGGGACGTCGTGTCCAAAGCATCACACGGCCTTGCCATTCCACTGGCAGCTGTGGTGCCTCAAGACGCTGACCTGGGTGGATGTGCAATCTTCTGCCCAAGTTCTCCTGGAGCGTAAGTACTGCAAAGTGGACCAGGACACTGCCTACCTCCATGACGG GAAAAGGCTCCACAAAGTGCATTTCGACACCATGAAGATATCCTGCTCGTCCACGTACAGCAGCGTCAGACGCCTGAGCAACTCGGAGAGTCACCCGTACTTCCCCGCCAAGTGGCGCATCTACTGGAGGGACATCTCATATTGGAAGGAGTACACCCAG GGCCAGTCCGACTTTCTCCTTAGGAAGATTAGCCAGAAGGAACCACACTGTTCTTTAATCATCGATGCCCAGAAGTACAAGGTGGATTTCACCAACATGACCCAAATCAATGTCAAGACCGGCTACCAGAGGGATGTCCGCTGTGTAGCAGTTTACCGCTCGCCTGAGTCTATGCACCCTTACTTGAA GACAGAGCCTGCCCAGCCTTTCCTTCAGCCCAACTTTAGTGTGGACCCTCTGGAGGacttcacctcctggtaccctccaGTGTGGTCTTTAGACTCAAAGCAGGACATGAATCTGGTTAATGTTCCGGCCTGTTCAAGGGCCTTCAAGACTGTCCAGAAAGTCTTCAATGAGGGTCTGCATGAGCGCATGGTGGACATTGTCAGCATCTATATGGTCCAGAATGCCCTGCACTGGGACAAGTATCAAAG GAAAAAGGTGTCCATGCAGAAAAAGCATGGCAGCTACCAGGAACCTTTGGAGCGCCTTCTCTTCCACGGCACTAAGCAAAAGGCTGTCAATGACATCTGCCAGAACAACTTCGACCCGTGCAAGGCCATAGACGGTGACGGCACCTACTTTGCCGCCTCAGCCGAAACGTCCCATTTGTACACGACTTCGGGGGAGCCTGATGGGGTCCGCCACATGTTCTTAGCAAAAGTCCTGGTGGGGAAGAAGATCTCGGACCCGTATTCTTGGCAGAGCCGCTACGATGCCTGCATTAACATGACAGAATGGCCCGACGTGTTTATCGTCTCTGACAGCTGTCAGATCTACCCCTACTTCCTCATCAGTTTCACAGACTTCATCAACATTTGA
- the LOC133644458 gene encoding protein mono-ADP-ribosyltransferase TIPARP-like isoform X3, whose product MNEDAFIKSTLSLQSTFRSREVSIHLTQKTSSFTQQPPISMTSPKVVKHGSTHKTCTLLNISDNVLQPAPPGQAPPDGQTSPSPAAQITSESPAQPPLFHTKSLNDVEICDSFLLGKCPEGTSCPKHHTALPFHWQLWCLKTLTWVDVQSSAQVLLERKYCKVDQDTAYLHDGKRLHKVHFDTMKISCSSTYSSVRRLSNSESHPYFPAKWRIYWRDISYWKEYTQGQSDFLLRKISQKEPHCSLIIDAQKYKVDFTNMTQINVKTGYQRDVRCVAVYRSPESMHPYLKTEPAQPFLQPNFSVDPLEDFTSWYPPVWSLDSKQDMNLVNVPACSRAFKTVQKVFNEGLHERMVDIVSIYMVQNALHWDKYQRKKVSMQKKHGSYQEPLERLLFHGTKQKAVNDICQNNFDPCKAIDGDGTYFAASAETSHLYTTSGEPDGVRHMFLAKVLVGKKISDPYSWQSRYDACINMTEWPDVFIVSDSCQIYPYFLISFTDFINI is encoded by the exons atgaacgAGGATGCCTTCATAAAG TCCACATTGTCCCTGCAGTCAACGTTCAGGAGCCGAGAAG TCAGCATCCACTTGACCCAGAAGACCAGCAGCTTCACCCAGCAGCCCCCCATCAGCATGACCTCGCCCAAGGTTGTGAAACATGGCTCGACCCACAAGACCTGCACGTTACTCAACATCTCGGATAACGTGCTTCAGCCTGCCCCTCCTGGTCAGGCGCCCCCAGATGGCCAAACGTCTCCATCGCCAGCCGCCCAGATAACCTCCGAGTCCCCCGCACAGCCGCCTTTGTTCCACACAAAGAGCTTGAACGACGTGGAGATCTGCGACAGTTTCCTGCTGGGGAAGTGCCCCGAGGGGACGTCGTGTCCAAAGCATCACACGGCCTTGCCATTCCACTGGCAGCTGTGGTGCCTCAAGACGCTGACCTGGGTGGATGTGCAATCTTCTGCCCAAGTTCTCCTGGAGCGTAAGTACTGCAAAGTGGACCAGGACACTGCCTACCTCCATGACGG GAAAAGGCTCCACAAAGTGCATTTCGACACCATGAAGATATCCTGCTCGTCCACGTACAGCAGCGTCAGACGCCTGAGCAACTCGGAGAGTCACCCGTACTTCCCCGCCAAGTGGCGCATCTACTGGAGGGACATCTCATATTGGAAGGAGTACACCCAG GGCCAGTCCGACTTTCTCCTTAGGAAGATTAGCCAGAAGGAACCACACTGTTCTTTAATCATCGATGCCCAGAAGTACAAGGTGGATTTCACCAACATGACCCAAATCAATGTCAAGACCGGCTACCAGAGGGATGTCCGCTGTGTAGCAGTTTACCGCTCGCCTGAGTCTATGCACCCTTACTTGAA GACAGAGCCTGCCCAGCCTTTCCTTCAGCCCAACTTTAGTGTGGACCCTCTGGAGGacttcacctcctggtaccctccaGTGTGGTCTTTAGACTCAAAGCAGGACATGAATCTGGTTAATGTTCCGGCCTGTTCAAGGGCCTTCAAGACTGTCCAGAAAGTCTTCAATGAGGGTCTGCATGAGCGCATGGTGGACATTGTCAGCATCTATATGGTCCAGAATGCCCTGCACTGGGACAAGTATCAAAG GAAAAAGGTGTCCATGCAGAAAAAGCATGGCAGCTACCAGGAACCTTTGGAGCGCCTTCTCTTCCACGGCACTAAGCAAAAGGCTGTCAATGACATCTGCCAGAACAACTTCGACCCGTGCAAGGCCATAGACGGTGACGGCACCTACTTTGCCGCCTCAGCCGAAACGTCCCATTTGTACACGACTTCGGGGGAGCCTGATGGGGTCCGCCACATGTTCTTAGCAAAAGTCCTGGTGGGGAAGAAGATCTCGGACCCGTATTCTTGGCAGAGCCGCTACGATGCCTGCATTAACATGACAGAATGGCCCGACGTGTTTATCGTCTCTGACAGCTGTCAGATCTACCCCTACTTCCTCATCAGTTTCACAGACTTCATCAACATTTGA
- the LOC133644458 gene encoding protein mono-ADP-ribosyltransferase TIPARP-like isoform X2, producing the protein MNEDAFIKSTLSLQSTFRSREARLTNPFQVSIHLTQKTSSFTQQPPISMTSPKVVKHGSTHKTCTLLNISDNVLQPAPPGQAPPDGQTSPSPAAQITSESPAQPPLFHTKSLNDVEICDSFLLGKCPEGTSCPKHHTALPFHWQLWCLKTLTWVDVQSSAQVLLERKYCKVDQDTAYLHDGKRLHKVHFDTMKISCSSTYSSVRRLSNSESHPYFPAKWRIYWRDISYWKEYTQGQSDFLLRKISQKEPHCSLIIDAQKYKVDFTNMTQINVKTGYQRDVRCVAVYRSPESMHPYLKTEPAQPFLQPNFSVDPLEDFTSWYPPVWSLDSKQDMNLVNVPACSRAFKTVQKVFNEGLHERMVDIVSIYMVQNALHWDKYQRKKVSMQKKHGSYQEPLERLLFHGTKQKAVNDICQNNFDPCKAIDGDGTYFAASAETSHLYTTSGEPDGVRHMFLAKVLVGKKISDPYSWQSRYDACINMTEWPDVFIVSDSCQIYPYFLISFTDFINI; encoded by the exons atgaacgAGGATGCCTTCATAAAG TCCACATTGTCCCTGCAGTCAACGTTCAGGAGCCGAGAAG CCAGACTAACCAACCCCTTCCAAGTCAGCATCCACTTGACCCAGAAGACCAGCAGCTTCACCCAGCAGCCCCCCATCAGCATGACCTCGCCCAAGGTTGTGAAACATGGCTCGACCCACAAGACCTGCACGTTACTCAACATCTCGGATAACGTGCTTCAGCCTGCCCCTCCTGGTCAGGCGCCCCCAGATGGCCAAACGTCTCCATCGCCAGCCGCCCAGATAACCTCCGAGTCCCCCGCACAGCCGCCTTTGTTCCACACAAAGAGCTTGAACGACGTGGAGATCTGCGACAGTTTCCTGCTGGGGAAGTGCCCCGAGGGGACGTCGTGTCCAAAGCATCACACGGCCTTGCCATTCCACTGGCAGCTGTGGTGCCTCAAGACGCTGACCTGGGTGGATGTGCAATCTTCTGCCCAAGTTCTCCTGGAGCGTAAGTACTGCAAAGTGGACCAGGACACTGCCTACCTCCATGACGG GAAAAGGCTCCACAAAGTGCATTTCGACACCATGAAGATATCCTGCTCGTCCACGTACAGCAGCGTCAGACGCCTGAGCAACTCGGAGAGTCACCCGTACTTCCCCGCCAAGTGGCGCATCTACTGGAGGGACATCTCATATTGGAAGGAGTACACCCAG GGCCAGTCCGACTTTCTCCTTAGGAAGATTAGCCAGAAGGAACCACACTGTTCTTTAATCATCGATGCCCAGAAGTACAAGGTGGATTTCACCAACATGACCCAAATCAATGTCAAGACCGGCTACCAGAGGGATGTCCGCTGTGTAGCAGTTTACCGCTCGCCTGAGTCTATGCACCCTTACTTGAA GACAGAGCCTGCCCAGCCTTTCCTTCAGCCCAACTTTAGTGTGGACCCTCTGGAGGacttcacctcctggtaccctccaGTGTGGTCTTTAGACTCAAAGCAGGACATGAATCTGGTTAATGTTCCGGCCTGTTCAAGGGCCTTCAAGACTGTCCAGAAAGTCTTCAATGAGGGTCTGCATGAGCGCATGGTGGACATTGTCAGCATCTATATGGTCCAGAATGCCCTGCACTGGGACAAGTATCAAAG GAAAAAGGTGTCCATGCAGAAAAAGCATGGCAGCTACCAGGAACCTTTGGAGCGCCTTCTCTTCCACGGCACTAAGCAAAAGGCTGTCAATGACATCTGCCAGAACAACTTCGACCCGTGCAAGGCCATAGACGGTGACGGCACCTACTTTGCCGCCTCAGCCGAAACGTCCCATTTGTACACGACTTCGGGGGAGCCTGATGGGGTCCGCCACATGTTCTTAGCAAAAGTCCTGGTGGGGAAGAAGATCTCGGACCCGTATTCTTGGCAGAGCCGCTACGATGCCTGCATTAACATGACAGAATGGCCCGACGTGTTTATCGTCTCTGACAGCTGTCAGATCTACCCCTACTTCCTCATCAGTTTCACAGACTTCATCAACATTTGA
- the LOC133644458 gene encoding protein mono-ADP-ribosyltransferase TIPARP-like isoform X1 has product MKKIHLSFIIITDLTSSLRNFLFAVHIVPAVNVQEPRSIHLTQKTSSFTQQPPISMTSPKVVKHGSTHKTCTLLNISDNVLQPAPPGQAPPDGQTSPSPAAQITSESPAQPPLFHTKSLNDVEICDSFLLGKCPEGTSCPKHHTALPFHWQLWCLKTLTWVDVQSSAQVLLERKYCKVDQDTAYLHDGKRLHKVHFDTMKISCSSTYSSVRRLSNSESHPYFPAKWRIYWRDISYWKEYTQGQSDFLLRKISQKEPHCSLIIDAQKYKVDFTNMTQINVKTGYQRDVRCVAVYRSPESMHPYLKTEPAQPFLQPNFSVDPLEDFTSWYPPVWSLDSKQDMNLVNVPACSRAFKTVQKVFNEGLHERMVDIVSIYMVQNALHWDKYQRKKVSMQKKHGSYQEPLERLLFHGTKQKAVNDICQNNFDPCKAIDGDGTYFAASAETSHLYTTSGEPDGVRHMFLAKVLVGKKISDPYSWQSRYDACINMTEWPDVFIVSDSCQIYPYFLISFTDFINI; this is encoded by the exons atgaaaaaaatccatctgtcttTCATCATCATTACCGACCTGACATCGTCCTTGAGGAACTTTCTCTTTGCAGTCCACATTGTCCCTGCAGTCAACGTTCAGGAGCCGAGAAG CATCCACTTGACCCAGAAGACCAGCAGCTTCACCCAGCAGCCCCCCATCAGCATGACCTCGCCCAAGGTTGTGAAACATGGCTCGACCCACAAGACCTGCACGTTACTCAACATCTCGGATAACGTGCTTCAGCCTGCCCCTCCTGGTCAGGCGCCCCCAGATGGCCAAACGTCTCCATCGCCAGCCGCCCAGATAACCTCCGAGTCCCCCGCACAGCCGCCTTTGTTCCACACAAAGAGCTTGAACGACGTGGAGATCTGCGACAGTTTCCTGCTGGGGAAGTGCCCCGAGGGGACGTCGTGTCCAAAGCATCACACGGCCTTGCCATTCCACTGGCAGCTGTGGTGCCTCAAGACGCTGACCTGGGTGGATGTGCAATCTTCTGCCCAAGTTCTCCTGGAGCGTAAGTACTGCAAAGTGGACCAGGACACTGCCTACCTCCATGACGG GAAAAGGCTCCACAAAGTGCATTTCGACACCATGAAGATATCCTGCTCGTCCACGTACAGCAGCGTCAGACGCCTGAGCAACTCGGAGAGTCACCCGTACTTCCCCGCCAAGTGGCGCATCTACTGGAGGGACATCTCATATTGGAAGGAGTACACCCAG GGCCAGTCCGACTTTCTCCTTAGGAAGATTAGCCAGAAGGAACCACACTGTTCTTTAATCATCGATGCCCAGAAGTACAAGGTGGATTTCACCAACATGACCCAAATCAATGTCAAGACCGGCTACCAGAGGGATGTCCGCTGTGTAGCAGTTTACCGCTCGCCTGAGTCTATGCACCCTTACTTGAA GACAGAGCCTGCCCAGCCTTTCCTTCAGCCCAACTTTAGTGTGGACCCTCTGGAGGacttcacctcctggtaccctccaGTGTGGTCTTTAGACTCAAAGCAGGACATGAATCTGGTTAATGTTCCGGCCTGTTCAAGGGCCTTCAAGACTGTCCAGAAAGTCTTCAATGAGGGTCTGCATGAGCGCATGGTGGACATTGTCAGCATCTATATGGTCCAGAATGCCCTGCACTGGGACAAGTATCAAAG GAAAAAGGTGTCCATGCAGAAAAAGCATGGCAGCTACCAGGAACCTTTGGAGCGCCTTCTCTTCCACGGCACTAAGCAAAAGGCTGTCAATGACATCTGCCAGAACAACTTCGACCCGTGCAAGGCCATAGACGGTGACGGCACCTACTTTGCCGCCTCAGCCGAAACGTCCCATTTGTACACGACTTCGGGGGAGCCTGATGGGGTCCGCCACATGTTCTTAGCAAAAGTCCTGGTGGGGAAGAAGATCTCGGACCCGTATTCTTGGCAGAGCCGCTACGATGCCTGCATTAACATGACAGAATGGCCCGACGTGTTTATCGTCTCTGACAGCTGTCAGATCTACCCCTACTTCCTCATCAGTTTCACAGACTTCATCAACATTTGA
- the LOC133644458 gene encoding protein mono-ADP-ribosyltransferase TIPARP-like isoform X5, translating to MDERGCLHKARLTNPFQVSIHLTQKTSSFTQQPPISMTSPKVVKHGSTHKTCTLLNISDNVLQPAPPGQAPPDGQTSPSPAAQITSESPAQPPLFHTKSLNDVEICDSFLLGKCPEGTSCPKHHTALPFHWQLWCLKTLTWVDVQSSAQVLLERKYCKVDQDTAYLHDGKRLHKVHFDTMKISCSSTYSSVRRLSNSESHPYFPAKWRIYWRDISYWKEYTQGQSDFLLRKISQKEPHCSLIIDAQKYKVDFTNMTQINVKTGYQRDVRCVAVYRSPESMHPYLKTEPAQPFLQPNFSVDPLEDFTSWYPPVWSLDSKQDMNLVNVPACSRAFKTVQKVFNEGLHERMVDIVSIYMVQNALHWDKYQRKKVSMQKKHGSYQEPLERLLFHGTKQKAVNDICQNNFDPCKAIDGDGTYFAASAETSHLYTTSGEPDGVRHMFLAKVLVGKKISDPYSWQSRYDACINMTEWPDVFIVSDSCQIYPYFLISFTDFINI from the exons atggatgaacgAGGATGCCTTCATAAAG CCAGACTAACCAACCCCTTCCAAGTCAGCATCCACTTGACCCAGAAGACCAGCAGCTTCACCCAGCAGCCCCCCATCAGCATGACCTCGCCCAAGGTTGTGAAACATGGCTCGACCCACAAGACCTGCACGTTACTCAACATCTCGGATAACGTGCTTCAGCCTGCCCCTCCTGGTCAGGCGCCCCCAGATGGCCAAACGTCTCCATCGCCAGCCGCCCAGATAACCTCCGAGTCCCCCGCACAGCCGCCTTTGTTCCACACAAAGAGCTTGAACGACGTGGAGATCTGCGACAGTTTCCTGCTGGGGAAGTGCCCCGAGGGGACGTCGTGTCCAAAGCATCACACGGCCTTGCCATTCCACTGGCAGCTGTGGTGCCTCAAGACGCTGACCTGGGTGGATGTGCAATCTTCTGCCCAAGTTCTCCTGGAGCGTAAGTACTGCAAAGTGGACCAGGACACTGCCTACCTCCATGACGG GAAAAGGCTCCACAAAGTGCATTTCGACACCATGAAGATATCCTGCTCGTCCACGTACAGCAGCGTCAGACGCCTGAGCAACTCGGAGAGTCACCCGTACTTCCCCGCCAAGTGGCGCATCTACTGGAGGGACATCTCATATTGGAAGGAGTACACCCAG GGCCAGTCCGACTTTCTCCTTAGGAAGATTAGCCAGAAGGAACCACACTGTTCTTTAATCATCGATGCCCAGAAGTACAAGGTGGATTTCACCAACATGACCCAAATCAATGTCAAGACCGGCTACCAGAGGGATGTCCGCTGTGTAGCAGTTTACCGCTCGCCTGAGTCTATGCACCCTTACTTGAA GACAGAGCCTGCCCAGCCTTTCCTTCAGCCCAACTTTAGTGTGGACCCTCTGGAGGacttcacctcctggtaccctccaGTGTGGTCTTTAGACTCAAAGCAGGACATGAATCTGGTTAATGTTCCGGCCTGTTCAAGGGCCTTCAAGACTGTCCAGAAAGTCTTCAATGAGGGTCTGCATGAGCGCATGGTGGACATTGTCAGCATCTATATGGTCCAGAATGCCCTGCACTGGGACAAGTATCAAAG GAAAAAGGTGTCCATGCAGAAAAAGCATGGCAGCTACCAGGAACCTTTGGAGCGCCTTCTCTTCCACGGCACTAAGCAAAAGGCTGTCAATGACATCTGCCAGAACAACTTCGACCCGTGCAAGGCCATAGACGGTGACGGCACCTACTTTGCCGCCTCAGCCGAAACGTCCCATTTGTACACGACTTCGGGGGAGCCTGATGGGGTCCGCCACATGTTCTTAGCAAAAGTCCTGGTGGGGAAGAAGATCTCGGACCCGTATTCTTGGCAGAGCCGCTACGATGCCTGCATTAACATGACAGAATGGCCCGACGTGTTTATCGTCTCTGACAGCTGTCAGATCTACCCCTACTTCCTCATCAGTTTCACAGACTTCATCAACATTTGA
- the LOC133644463 gene encoding protein mono-ADP-ribosyltransferase TIPARP-like, whose amino-acid sequence MVQNALYWDKYQRKKVSMQKKHGSCQEPLERHLFHGTNQKAANDICQNNFDPCKHIHSNGTYFGTSAKTSHRYTTPGEPDGVRHMFLAKVLVGKKILGPNILHSRYDACVTIMSDEFIVSDSCQIYPYFLISFKGESDFFDI is encoded by the exons ATGGTCCAGAATGCCCTGTACTGGGACAAGTATCAAAG GAAAAAGGTGTCCATGCAGAAAAAGCACGGCAGCTGCCAGGAACCTTTGGAGCGCCATCTCTTCCACGGCACTAATCAAAAGGCCGCCAATGACATCTGCCAGAACAACTTTGACCCGTGCAAGCATATACACAGTAACGGCACCTACTTTGGCACCTCAGCCAAAACGTCCCATCGGTACACGACTCCAGGGGAGCCTGATGGGGTCCGCCACATGTTCTTAGCAAAAGTACTGGTGGGGAAGAAGATCTTGGGTCCGAATATTTTGCATAGCCGCTACGACGCCTGCGTTACAATAATGTCCGACGAGTTTATCGTCTCTGACAGCTGTCAGATCTACCCCTACTTCCTCATCAGTTTCAAAGGCGAGTCCGACTTCTTTGACATTTGA
- the LOC133644461 gene encoding protein mono-ADP-ribosyltransferase TIPARP-like, translating to MTSPMVVKHGSTHKTCALLSISDNVLQPAPPGLAPPDGQASPSPAAQITAESPAQPPLFHTKSLNDVEICDSFLLGKCPEGTSCPKHHTALPFHWQLWCLKTLTWVDVQSSDQVLLERKYCKVDRDTVCLHDGKGLHKVHFDTMKISCSSTYSSVRRLSNSESHPYFPAKWRIYWRDILHWKEYTQDQSDFLLRKINQKEPHCSLIIDAKKYKVDLTNMTQINVKTGYQRDVRCVAVYRSPESMHPYLKTEPAQPFLQPNFSVDPLEDFTSWYPPVWSLDSKQDMNLVNVPACSRAFKTVQKVFNEGLHESKVDIMRGR from the exons ATGACCTCGCCCATGGTTGTGAAACATGGCTCGACCCACAAGACCTGCGCGTTACTCAGCATCTCGGATAACGTGCTTCAGCCTGCCCCTCCTGGTCTGGCGCCCCCAGATGGCCAAGCGTCTCCATCGCCAGCCGCCCAGATAACCGCTGAGTCCCCCGCACAGCCGCCTTTGTTCCACACAAAGAGCTTGAACGACGTGGAGATCTGCGACAGTTTCCTGCTGGGGAAGTGCCCCGAGGGGACGTCGTGTCCAAAGCATCATACGGCCTTGCCATTCCACTGGCAGCTGTGGTGCCTCAAGACGCTGACCTGGGTGGATGTGCAATCGTCTGACCAAGTTCTCCTGGAGCGTAAATACTGCAAAGTGGACCGGGACACTGTCTGCCTCCATGACGG GAAAGGGCTCCACAAAGTGCATTTCGACACCATGAAGATATCCTGCTCGTCCACGTACAGCAGCGTCAGACGCCTGAGCAACTCGGAGAGTCACCCGTACTTCCCCGCCAAGTGGCGCATCTACTGGAGGGACATCTTACATTGGAAGGAGTACACCCAG GACCAGTCTGACTTTCTCCTTAGGAAGATTAACCAGAAGGAACCACACTGTTCTTTAATCATCGATGCCAAGAAGTACAAGGTGGACTTAACCAACATGACCCAAATCAATGTCAAGACCGGCTACCAGAGGGATGTCCGCTGCGTAGCAGTTTACCGCTCGCCTGAGTCTATGCACCCTTACTTGAA GACAGAGCCTGCCCAGCCTTTCCTTCAGCCCAACTTTAGTGTGGACCCTCTGGAGGacttcacctcctggtaccctccaGTGTGGTCTTTAGACTCAAAGCAGGACATGAACCTGGTGAATGTTCCGGCCTGTTCAAGGGCCTTCAAGACTGTCCAGAAAGTCTTCAATGAGGGTCTGCATGAGAGCAAGGTGGAcattatgaggggccgttag